The Bacteroides ovatus genomic interval CACGATGACAGCTGTGGCATCGGGATTGAAATAAATATCCGGATCGTAAGAGAACAGGCAAGTGCGGCTAACATCCTGCCCGGAAGTGTCGACCTCAACTCCGCAGAGCTGGGCATAAAAGGAAGCGATTTTGTGATAAGCAGCATGATGGAAATCTTCAATTTCCTGAATTGTTTCGGGCAATGTCCCGTCTGTCCGGCATACACGTACCACGATTTTCAGTCCCATTCCTTTGGGGCTGATGAAAGCGATGCGGGTGTGGGCACACTTTTTTGCCAGTGCGAGGATGCGTGCCAATGCTTCCTGTGTCTGATGGTCGATGTCTACCACGATGTATCCCAGATACTTGACGAGAGTTGCGTTTGAACGTCCTCCCCGGTAGTTGGCTGAAAAGGTGATTTCCGGTAGTTCTATTTTCTTTTCGTTGGCTGCTTTCTCGCCTTGTTCCGCGAAGATTCGGCGCACGTCCTCCACCGTTTCCCGGTATGTGCCGTTGCTGATGGCCGATACGATTTCTTCTTCTGTCATTTCGGCTATAACGCGGTAAAAGTCTTGAAAGATGGTAAAATGATCCATGTTGGTTTGTTCTTTTTAATTTGCGGTTGCAAAGAAATTTGTTTGTAAAATAATAGAATGGAACTTTTCGTTTTTTTGATTAAGTTCTTAGGGTTCTCCCAAATAGCGTATGATCGTTGCCACCTGCCGGGGAGAGAGAAGGCGGTTGCGGGCACGATAGCCTTCTTGTTCGAGTTCTTGCAGGAGCGGAAGGTTGTAGACAATCCAACGACGTAGTATTTGTAAGGCTACTTTGAGGCATACGTTGGGGTTGTAAAGATGAGCTAGTTCCGACTTTTTATAAGTGCGGATAAGAAATGGCTGGTCCGGATAATACATGATGAATGATGTTTGGTTTATGCTATAAAGTTACTGAAAATTAATGGTTTATTAAAAGAATAACGTCATTATTATTCATAGAGTATCAGGAAACTTCGTTGGGGAATCCGGAGGATGGAAAATGTGTTATCTTTATGTCGTTAACAAATAAGGAACGCGTTCGAAATGTGTGAAATCTTAAAATTATTTTATTATGGCAATGACAGTAACTTATTCAGTAGTGCCGCGCAAGAATCCTGCCAAAAAGGATGAGTCGGCAAAGTATTACGCGCAGGCACAGGCTTCGGGAGAGTTGGATTTTGAAGAGTTGTGCGAAGGAATCACCAGTCGGTCTACCTGTACGGAGACAGATGTGCGTGCCGCCATTTCGGGTATTCTTTATGAGGCGAAGCGTGCGTTGAAAGCGGGAAGAATAGTCCGGTTGGGTGATTTGGGCAGTTTGCAGATCGGGTTGAACAGTGAAGGAGCTGTGTCGGTCAAGGAGTTTTCAAGTTCGCTGATTACGGCTGCCCATATTATTTTCCGTCCCGGAAAGACGTTGGCGGACATCACGAAGATTCTTAGCTACCAACAAGTAACGACGCGTGCGGTGATCCAAACGGGCGGTAGCGGCAATGAAGGAGAAGACGATGACAAAGGTTCCGGTGGTGGTTCAGACGGTGGTGGAAGCGGAGAAGCTCCGGATCCGGCAGCATGATAACTTTAATATTAGATCAAATGAAAGAAATTGTAACTAAGATTTTGGATGTAATCATGTTCCTTGTGCCTTTCTTCGGAAAAAGAAAGCGGAACAGAATTGTGAGAGAGGTGCGCTTCAATGCTACCCATAAGGAAGTGTGTAATGTGAAAACGACGGAAAGGGAGAAGGACGATGAGAAAGATTAGTCTGATTGTGATTCACTGCTCTGCTACCCGTGTCGATCGCGACTTCACGGCGAAGGATGTGGACACTGCCCATCGCTTTCGGGGCTTTTCGTGTTGGGGGTATCATTATTATATCCGCAAGTCGGGACAGATAGAACCGATGAGGGATGAAGATACGGTGGGTGCTCATGCACGCGGTTTTAATGCGATTAGTTTAGGGGTGTGCTATGAAGGCGGGCTGGATGAGAACGGAAAGGCAGCAGATACGCGTACTTCCCGCCAGAAAGAGGCGATGCATCGCCTGGTAAACGAGTTGTTGCAGCGTTATTCGGAGGCAAAGGTGGTCGGTCATCGGGACTTGAGTCCTGACACCAATTATAATGGAATTGTTGACCCTTGGGAGCGGATCAAAGAGTGTCCCTGTTTCGAGGTGAAAGCAGAGACATGGTGATTTTTATCCTATTTATTACTGTGGTGGTTAATTGACCACCACAGTAGTGAAATACTCTTTAAATACCTCCGCAGCTTTTTCAAGTTGTTCGGGGGTATTTTCTTTTACGTCTTTCAGCTTGTATTCCTGCTCCATCGCTTCATACTTATGTACGCCTAATGTATGATAAGGCAGGATTTCCACTCGTTGCACCATCTTATATTTTCCCAGAGCTTCTCCTAAACGGCGGATGTCTTCCTCGAAATCGCTGTATCCGGGCACTAATACATAACGCAGCCAGAAAGGTTTCTCGTTTTCTTCCAGCCATGCTGCCGTGCGGATGGTTTGCTCGTTACTTCTTCCGGTCAGTGCTTGATGGCGTGCCGGATTGAACTCTTTAATATCCAGCAATACAAGATCCGTCAGTTTGAAAAGTTCTTCAACTTCTTCGTTCCAGATACCGCCGTTGCTGTCTATGCATACATGTATTCCCTTTTCTTTCAGTTCACGCACTAAAGGGACTAGTGCTTTGGCCTGAAACGTAGGTTCTCCTCCGGAGAAAGTGACTCCTCCGCGTTTCCCGAAAAAAGGACGTTGGCTCATAGCCATGCGGACGATTTCTTCCGGTGGGGTAGGTGTGCCTCCTTTTCCGGCTATCGTGTCGGGGTTGGCACAATACAGGCAGCGGAAATTGCATCCTT includes:
- a CDS encoding DUF4248 domain-containing protein, coding for MYYPDQPFLIRTYKKSELAHLYNPNVCLKVALQILRRWIVYNLPLLQELEQEGYRARNRLLSPRQVATIIRYLGEP
- a CDS encoding HU family DNA-binding protein; amino-acid sequence: MAMTVTYSVVPRKNPAKKDESAKYYAQAQASGELDFEELCEGITSRSTCTETDVRAAISGILYEAKRALKAGRIVRLGDLGSLQIGLNSEGAVSVKEFSSSLITAAHIIFRPGKTLADITKILSYQQVTTRAVIQTGGSGNEGEDDDKGSGGGSDGGGSGEAPDPAA
- a CDS encoding N-acetylmuramoyl-L-alanine amidase, encoding MRKISLIVIHCSATRVDRDFTAKDVDTAHRFRGFSCWGYHYYIRKSGQIEPMRDEDTVGAHARGFNAISLGVCYEGGLDENGKAADTRTSRQKEAMHRLVNELLQRYSEAKVVGHRDLSPDTNYNGIVDPWERIKECPCFEVKAETW
- the pflA gene encoding pyruvate formate-lyase-activating protein; its protein translation is MTINVHSYESMGTFDGPGLRLVVFLQGCNFRCLYCANPDTIAGKGGTPTPPEEIVRMAMSQRPFFGKRGGVTFSGGEPTFQAKALVPLVRELKEKGIHVCIDSNGGIWNEEVEELFKLTDLVLLDIKEFNPARHQALTGRSNEQTIRTAAWLEENEKPFWLRYVLVPGYSDFEEDIRRLGEALGKYKMVQRVEILPYHTLGVHKYEAMEQEYKLKDVKENTPEQLEKAAEVFKEYFTTVVVN